From the Halomonas meridiana genome, one window contains:
- a CDS encoding methyl-accepting chemotaxis protein, with amino-acid sequence MNRLTTTQKLWSTLGIIWVAMLLLVGWLAWENRQTIESERRDSIQHIVSSIHGQLEALQARAERGELTEDEAQQRAIDNIASVRFGEGEYVFAFDNDLAIVSHPNRPRGEDMSAYQDASGMRLYAAFLDVAQAGGGHVDYYSRRISGDDQVPKVSYVAHLPEWGWSLAAGVYVDDINAAFITGLIRSAIILLVIGVPVTLLMGWVIRDVARRLGGDPRYAATVVRHIADGDLTQAATLSAKDQHSLLYDINRMRETLAGTISDIHHGADQVNHGVEQIVGVNEELSTRTEEQAASLAETASSMEQLTATVKQNADHADHARTLATKTAESAQRGSDAMASVIHTMENINNSATQMSSIVNTIDAIAFQTNILALNASVEAARAGEQGRGFAVVANEVRQLASRSASAAQEIKGLIENADAQVVEGSRQVKNTGEMITGVVADIQQLSTLVQEISAATIEQSSGIEQVNQAVTQMDQMTQQNAGLVQQSNHATQQLAQLSTQLRHLVTNFKLNKETHQPAIAAPAAQPSSFSDF; translated from the coding sequence ATGAACCGTTTGACAACGACACAGAAACTTTGGAGCACCCTCGGCATCATCTGGGTGGCGATGCTACTCCTCGTGGGCTGGTTGGCGTGGGAGAACCGCCAAACCATCGAAAGTGAACGTCGCGATAGCATTCAGCATATTGTGAGCAGCATCCATGGACAGTTGGAAGCGCTACAGGCGCGCGCCGAGCGCGGCGAATTGACGGAAGACGAAGCGCAGCAGCGAGCCATCGACAACATTGCAAGCGTCCGCTTTGGCGAAGGCGAGTATGTGTTTGCCTTCGATAACGACTTGGCGATCGTGTCGCACCCTAATCGCCCACGAGGCGAGGATATGAGCGCTTATCAAGATGCCAGCGGCATGCGGCTGTACGCTGCCTTCTTGGACGTTGCCCAAGCCGGTGGCGGTCATGTGGACTACTACTCGCGCCGCATCAGCGGGGATGACCAAGTGCCCAAAGTGAGCTATGTCGCACACCTGCCAGAGTGGGGTTGGTCATTGGCCGCCGGCGTCTATGTCGACGACATCAATGCCGCCTTCATTACCGGCCTGATTCGCTCAGCGATCATTTTATTAGTGATTGGCGTGCCGGTGACGCTGCTAATGGGCTGGGTCATTCGTGACGTTGCCCGTCGTCTAGGCGGCGACCCGCGCTATGCAGCCACGGTGGTACGCCATATTGCCGATGGTGATCTTACCCAAGCCGCCACGCTCTCCGCCAAGGATCAGCACAGCTTGCTGTATGACATTAATCGCATGCGCGAGACGTTGGCAGGCACCATCAGCGACATTCACCACGGTGCCGATCAGGTGAATCATGGCGTGGAGCAGATCGTCGGCGTCAACGAAGAGCTCTCCACCCGAACTGAAGAGCAGGCGGCCTCCTTGGCAGAAACCGCCTCCAGCATGGAGCAATTAACGGCCACGGTGAAACAGAACGCCGACCACGCTGACCATGCCCGCACCCTGGCCACCAAAACCGCTGAAAGCGCCCAACGCGGTAGCGACGCTATGGCGTCAGTGATTCACACAATGGAGAACATCAACAACAGCGCGACGCAAATGAGCAGCATCGTGAATACCATTGATGCCATCGCTTTTCAGACCAATATTCTGGCGCTGAACGCCTCGGTGGAAGCGGCCCGCGCAGGCGAGCAAGGCCGTGGTTTTGCCGTCGTCGCCAATGAAGTGCGCCAGCTGGCCAGCCGCTCGGCGTCCGCCGCCCAAGAGATCAAAGGATTGATTGAAAACGCGGATGCGCAGGTGGTCGAAGGCAGCCGCCAAGTCAAAAACACGGGTGAGATGATTACCGGTGTGGTCGCCGATATTCAGCAGCTCAGTACGCTGGTACAGGAAATCTCGGCAGCCACCATCGAGCAGAGCAGCGGTATCGAGCAGGTCAACCAGGCCGTGACGCAGATGGATCAAATGACCCAGCAAAACGCGGGACTGGTACAGCAGAGCAACCACGCGACCCAGCAGCTAGCGCAGCTAAGCACCCAGCTTCGCCACTTGGTGACTAACTTCAAGTTGAACAAAGAAACCCACCAGCCTGCCATTGCCGCGCCCGCAGCCCAACCCTCTTCCTTCAGCGACTTCTAA